One Alphaproteobacteria bacterium DNA segment encodes these proteins:
- a CDS encoding phytanoyl-CoA dioxygenase family protein, with the protein MALTDEQKQNFKTQGFLIFKGFFSPAEMAKLSAFLDRLRDTKAEEGKEAKYYEKSPLTGEPILVRVENLFGGLNPAEEALLITDRAKAILADMFGEQPTLFKEKVNYKVPGCRPDKLHQDQAAGWNAYSDFFITMGIMVDANHKGNAALSFMSSGNYKKELMGPEWQVLTHDDPPYKPENEYMLIEGQPGDVIFFDSYVPHGSPSNASSEARRNVFLTFNRASDGDMRMRYYHDKWKNYAPNKVDDARANTSYRV; encoded by the coding sequence ATGGCTCTGACGGATGAACAGAAACAGAATTTCAAGACTCAAGGCTTCCTGATTTTCAAAGGCTTTTTCAGCCCGGCTGAAATGGCCAAACTGTCGGCCTTTCTTGATCGCCTGCGAGACACCAAGGCGGAAGAAGGAAAAGAGGCCAAGTACTACGAAAAAAGCCCGCTGACCGGCGAGCCGATCCTGGTGCGCGTGGAAAATCTGTTCGGCGGCCTGAACCCTGCCGAAGAAGCCCTTCTCATCACCGATCGCGCCAAGGCAATCCTGGCCGATATGTTTGGAGAGCAGCCCACGCTGTTCAAGGAGAAGGTCAATTACAAGGTTCCCGGCTGCCGTCCCGATAAGCTGCACCAAGATCAGGCCGCGGGCTGGAACGCCTATTCCGACTTCTTCATCACCATGGGAATCATGGTCGATGCCAACCACAAGGGCAATGCGGCGCTCAGCTTCATGTCCTCGGGCAATTACAAAAAGGAATTGATGGGGCCGGAATGGCAGGTGCTGACGCATGACGACCCGCCCTACAAGCCGGAAAACGAATACATGCTGATCGAGGGCCAGCCCGGCGACGTTATCTTCTTTGATTCCTATGTGCCGCACGGCTCGCCGTCGAACGCCAGTTCAGAGGCTCGCCGCAACGTCTTCCTGACCTTCAATCGCGCCTCGGACGGCGACATGCGGATGCGCTACTACCACGATAAGTGGAAGAACTACGCTCCCAACAAGGTCGATGACGCGCGCGCCAACACCAGCTACAGGGTGTAG